A genomic segment from Nematostella vectensis chromosome 6, jaNemVect1.1, whole genome shotgun sequence encodes:
- the LOC116604415 gene encoding uncharacterized protein LOC116604415, with translation MSAFGATEHSLRRLEVTNVEVISEQGDRISLRVLVVPHIATPLECKHHTDVSNMPHLKGLKLAHPVSSGNFEINLLIGADHYWDIVQDKIIRGEEGPTAMQSKLGYLLSGPERTRGVQGNVTNIFHISAHQEDEFDLQQFWSLESMGISPNADPSEKNFLTNYQATSITRDDDGTYIAGFPWKEEHAPLPTNFSICERRTRATARRLHQTPDLMKSYDDIIKEQEARGFIEKLSPGPLDPKSERLPGGRFTLPSRHGLDFSAVSRPPYWNFY, from the exons ATGTCTGCCTTCGGGGCAACAGAACACTCCCTTAGGAGACTAGAAGTTACAAATGTCGAAGTAATCAGTGAGCAAGGGGATAGGATTTCTCTCAGGGTGCTTGTTGTTCCACATATAGCTACCCCCCTGGAATGCAAACATCACACAGATGTCAGTAACATGCCCCACCTGAAGGGATTGAAATTAGCACACCCAGTGTCCAGTGGTAATTTCGAGATCAACTTGTTAATTGGTGCTGACCATTACTGGGACATTGTACAAGATAAGATTATCCGAGGGGAAGAGGGGCCCACAGCTATGCAGTCCAAATTGGGCTATCTACTATCTGGTCCTGAAAGgaccaggggggtgcagggcaaTGTGACTAATATATTTCACATTTCAGCCCACCAAGAAGATGAATTCGATCTACAGCAATTTTGGTCCCTAGAGTCAATGGGCATATCACCCAATGCTGACCCCTCTGAGAAGAACTTCTTGACTAATTACCAGGCCACCTCGATCACTAGAGACGACGACGGCACATACATTGCTGGGTTTCCATGGAAGGAAGAGCACGCCCCTCTCCCAACTAACTTCAGTATCTGCGAGAGACGCACAAGGGCTACCGCACGACGACTTCACCAGACACCAGATTTGATGAAGAGTTATGACGACATCATCAAGGAACAAGAGGCCAGAGGGTTCATTGAGAAG TTGTCACCAGGCCCCCTCGACCCCAAGTCTGAACGACTGCCTGGAGGTCGGTTCACCTTACCTAGCCGACATGGGCTCGATTTTAGTGCGGTTTCGCGCCCACCCTATTGGAATTTCTACTGA